The following are encoded together in the Leuconostoc mesenteroides subsp. mesenteroides ATCC 8293 genome:
- a CDS encoding RsmE family RNA methyltransferase, with product MQRYFLNEPINDTIRLTADNDIFKHFGKVLRARVGSKAEFVSNNLEICLGEVTLIDYEVMNIKVIDRYYSNVELPIDVTLVVSPLKNDRSDWFIQKATELGVKTIVFTSMKRTVADWRKQQEKKVKRFNKIAQAAAEQAHRLVVPEIIFTTWQNTIQMPKNTGLVAWEESARDGESAALIAAVSAVPSGEKLICVFGPEGGLTENEIEELRLQNFELAGLGPRILRAETAPLYAMSAISVLRELN from the coding sequence ATGCAACGCTATTTTCTAAACGAACCAATTAATGATACGATTCGCTTGACAGCTGACAATGATATTTTTAAGCATTTTGGCAAAGTTTTGAGAGCTCGAGTGGGGTCAAAAGCTGAATTTGTTAGTAATAATTTGGAAATCTGCCTTGGAGAAGTTACTTTAATTGATTACGAGGTTATGAATATCAAAGTGATCGATCGATATTATTCAAATGTTGAGTTACCAATTGATGTAACACTCGTCGTGTCTCCCCTAAAGAATGATCGTTCTGACTGGTTTATCCAAAAAGCAACAGAGCTTGGTGTCAAAACAATCGTTTTCACCTCAATGAAACGAACAGTTGCCGATTGGCGAAAGCAACAAGAAAAGAAAGTCAAAAGATTTAATAAAATAGCGCAAGCTGCAGCAGAGCAAGCACATCGCTTGGTTGTTCCAGAAATTATTTTTACCACGTGGCAAAATACTATCCAAATGCCTAAAAATACTGGACTTGTTGCTTGGGAAGAATCAGCTCGTGATGGAGAAAGTGCTGCACTAATAGCGGCTGTTTCGGCTGTTCCATCTGGAGAAAAACTAATCTGTGTATTTGGTCCTGAAGGTGGTCTAACAGAAAATGAGATTGAGGAATTACGATTGCAGAATTTTGAATTAGCTGGATTGGGTCCTCGAATATTGAGAGCTGAAACAGCGCCACTCTATGCAATGTCAGCGATTAGCGTGTTGCGTGAACTAAATTAA